The following coding sequences are from one Paenibacillus tundrae window:
- a CDS encoding lasso peptide biosynthesis B2 protein, translating to MFRKMVRKIKAYFSLTRTLRLMLWEAFFYLGLARILKAMPFAKIAPGLGIPMHETPMTGLNRSQIVALRNVSKAIMLASKITPWQSRCLVMAIAAMKMLERRNISSTLYMGTARNKEGQMMAHAWLRSGKLIVTGADTMDQYTVVGVFGKQCSEKGSGEIVYES from the coding sequence TGTTTCGGAAAATGGTTCGCAAAATCAAAGCGTACTTCTCATTGACACGGACTCTCCGTCTTATGTTGTGGGAAGCATTCTTCTATCTCGGACTGGCGCGCATTCTCAAAGCAATGCCATTTGCCAAAATTGCTCCAGGGCTCGGCATCCCCATGCATGAGACCCCGATGACTGGCCTAAATCGTAGTCAAATCGTCGCCTTACGGAATGTGTCTAAAGCGATTATGTTGGCAAGCAAAATCACACCATGGCAAAGCCGATGTCTCGTTATGGCTATTGCTGCAATGAAAATGCTAGAACGACGCAACATTAGTAGTACGCTCTATATGGGTACTGCTCGAAATAAAGAAGGGCAGATGATGGCTCACGCCTGGCTCAGAAGTGGAAAGCTGATCGTGACTGGAGCTGACACGATGGATCAATACACCGTAGTTGGTGTGTTTGGTAAAC